GGAGGGCTGGGAGGATAGGGATGTGACCTGTCTCAGGTGCCCTTTGGAGGATGTGAGAGAACAGATGGGTGAGGGCCAGAGCAGGGAGACCCGAGTGCAGCCAACAGGTAGATGGTGGGGGCTGGACTTGGGTGACACTAAGGGGGTGACAGACTGACAGATCGGACTGGGAGTTGTGTAGTGGGGTGGGACACTCCCCTGGGCTCCCTCTCCTCCACCGCAGGCCCCAATGGCTCTGGGTGGTCACTGCCAGGTTACATGCGTCCCTGgttcttttcctttacttttattattatttatttatttggctgcattgggtcttcattgctgcgtgcgggctttctctagttgcggcgagtgggggccactcttcgttgcggtgggcgggcttctcattgcggtggcttctcttgttgcagagcaccagctctaggcacacaggctcagtagttgtggctcgcaggctctagagcgcaggctcagtagttgtgcacaggcttagttgctcagtggcatgtgggatctccccagaccagggctcgaacctgtgtcccctgcattggcaggtggattcttaaccactgcgccaccagggaagcccgcgttCCTGCTTCTTGCTCCAGCTGGTTCTTGATGGTGCGGGACACAGAGAGAGGCTGAATgaaggactctgtgcttctatcCGCTCTGGGCCTCTGGGCCTCTTCGTACAGATTCCCTCTGTACGAAGGAGCTGTGGTTGGCCCCCCGCTCCTGGGTGTGGAAAAGTACTCAGCGGAGTATGCCCCGCAAAGGGCTCCCGGCGCACAGCCGGTGTGGGTGTCACAGTGTTTCCGACTCTGAAGGCGGCGGGAACCATGGTCAGGGACAGGGCTGATGCAGCAACGCTCTCTGCCCCAGGTCCCACATACTGCCCAGCCAACTTCTCAGCAGCTGCTGACCACATCCTCAGCGGTTTCCAGGAAGACTTTCTGTGGCCCATGCTGGTGGCTGTGTTTCTGGTGGCCTTGGCTGGCAACAGCCTGGCCCTGTACCGCTTCTGCACCCAGGACCATCGCCCTTGGCACCCAGCCGTGATCTTCTCAGCCCAGCTGGCAGTCAGCGACCTGCTCTATGCCCTGACGCTGCCCCCGCTGGCCGCCTACTTCTACCCACCCAAACACTGGAGCTACGGGGAGACTGCCTGCCGCCTGGAGCGCTTCCTCTTCACCTGCAACCTGCTGGGCGGCGTCATCTTCATCACCTGCATCAGCCTCAACCGCTACCTGGGCATTGCCCACCCCTTCTTCACCCACAGCCAACTGCGGCCCAAGCACGCCTGGGCCATCAGCGCCGCTGGCTGGGCACTGGCGGCCCTGCTGGCCGCACCCATGCTCAGCTTCTCCCACCTGAGTGGGCCACAGCAGGAAGGCAAGTGCACTGTGGACAGGCCCGATGCCTGCATCAAGTGCCTGGGGACAGCGGATGACAAGCAGCTTGAGGCCTACAGGGTCTACAGCCTGGCGCTCGTGGCTCTGGGCTGCGGCCTGCCGCTGCTGCTCAGCCTGGTGGCCTACGGCGCCCTCGGGCAGGCCGTGCTGCAGAGCCACGGCATGACAGCGGCCAACAAGATGCGCGTCATGGTGCTGGTGGCCAGTGGCATTGCCCTCTACGCTAGTTCCTACGTGCCCTACTACGTCACAGGGGTGCTCAACGTGTATGCCCGGCAGCGCTGGAGAGCCCTCTGCCCAGGCTTTGCAAGTGTGGCCCAGGCAAAGGCGGCGCTGGGCTGGAGGACGTACGTGGCCCATCAGGTAACACGGGGCCTCGTTCCCCTGGCCATCTGCATACACCCGCTGCTCTACATGGCTGTGGTGCCCAGCCTGGACTGCTGCCGCCGACGCTGCCCTGGCTGCGGGCAGGGGCAGGCCCCAGAGAACACGGAGTGCTCCGGCCAAGCCCTGCCCCTCAATGTCACAGCCACCCCCAAAACCTCGGGGCCCCAGTCCCCTGAGTTGAGCCCGTGACCTGGCCCATCTTCAGCCCCCTCCTCATCACGAGACACTGGGACCCAGCAGCAGAATGGAGGCTGAGAGCACAGCACGCCCCTGGCTCTGATCCCCCAAGAGGCCCTGAGCCAAAACTTCCTCCCCAAGGAAAGGCCTGCAGTGGGACCAGGGAGCGCCCAAGCCAGAGCAGCAGGAATTGCCACCCGCAGCAGTAACCCCGGGCAGGGCCAGGGAGCAAACCCACAacgggatgggggggtggggggggcctggCCCCGCCCACCACAGTGTGAGTGACATCTGCGAATAAACGGAACAGCACAGGGTGATGGAGATCTTTTATTGCCCTCGGAGGCCCCTGCTTCCGGAGGCTGCCCTCTGTCACTGAAGGATCCCGGGGCTGGGGGCCGAGCGGCAGCAGCCGGCTTAGTTGGTTGATGGCCTAGAGAGAGAAACACGAGGTGGCTGAGGATGGGAAGTATGGGGGCTTCCGACCCCTAAGGGAATCCCAAGAGCACACCCTACACCCACACCACAGGGAACCCAACGGGGATGAGGGGGACAGGGCAGGATGAGACTGGGTGGCGGCGCAGAGCACACGACGAGCCAGACCGGCGGGAAGGCCCCGCCGCGCATGGGCTGTGCGCCCCTCCGTGAGAGGAGAAGGACAGTAAATGACCTGCGCCCCAGGACAGCCTTTGTGGCTGTTAACCTGGCCTGGGGCCTGCAGTCAGCCTGAGCGTCTGTGGGCCGCGACGCCGtaggggggcgggggaaggcagGGGTCTCACTTGGCCCACTCGACGTTGAGGATGAGGTGGTCGTAGCCGAAGCCGGACACCCCGGCAATGGCGCGAGCGGCGTCCTCGCGGCGGTGGAAGCTGATGAAGGCaaagccctgggggagggggtggggtcagGGACGCTCAAGGCACAACTGGGACCTATGGaggacccctccccaccccctggccgCCAGCCCACCTTGGACTGGCCGGTGGTCTTGTCCTTTGCCAGGTAGATGCGGGAGATGGAGCCGAAGGGCCGGAAGAGCTCCTGCAGGTCGGTCTCACGAGTGTCCTCGGACAGGTTGGTGACGCGGATGGTGGCGTTGTCGTCGGCTGGGCGGGCAAGGAGAGGCATCTGTAAGGGGCCGGCCCCGCCCGCGGGATAATCACAGGGTGCAGGGAGGTGCCCGCCCGCCGGCCCAGTGCCAGGGTGCTCGCCACCTCACCTCTGCGGTTGGGCTGCATGGATTCCCCGCGGCGGCTGGCTCCATCCCGCAGGCTCGGAGGTACATACTTCCCCGTCTTGTTCTGAgtggcctgcacaggctccagcTCTGGAGACCAAAAGCAAGGCCCAGTCAGGCCTCCCCGGCACAGACCTGCCCCAGGATGCTGGCGGCTCCAGCCACGGCCCCGCCCAAGCACCACTGTCAAACCACAGGTGATCGGTTGATTCTTTCAAGGCCTCGTGGTCACGACTTAAAGGTCACATGCAGGAAGCTGACACCATCTCAACACCCGGCCGGCAGCACAGAAAGAGCGAGAGAACCCACAGGGGTTGACAGCAATGTCCAGCCTCACAACACATGGGAAGACAGGTACACAGGGTTAGGGACAGGCCCCAGGTACCTGCCCCCGGTCAGGCGACAAGTGGCTGCTCACCTGGGTGAGTCTGCTCCTTGGTGTGGGCATACAAACACGGCGCACCCAAGTCAGGAAACTCACAGACACATCCGGGGAACAACCGTCTCCCCACCACTCATGGTGTATGTAGTCACACACGTGGCCGTGCCCACGAGCGGCTCTCACGGCCCCCAGTGAGAAGAGTCAGGTGACATCACCAGCAGTCAGAGCACCCACCTGCCAGTCTCTCTCACACAAACAAACGTGGCCTGTGGTCACAGCCTTGCAGTGCGGACGCTGTTGTGTGGGAGACGACAGCCCCAGCAGTGGCGGTCCCATTCAGACGCCAGGTGACGACCCACGACTCTCCCAGAGGCGCACACAATCCCCGTCCTCCACCCCACAGCCTGCCAGCCGCATCCCCGGGCCCTGGCACCTCCGGGCAGCTTCTCCTTCTCGCCAGTGgacaggcccagctgctcggcCAGCTCCTTCTGCATGGGCCCCAGAGTGTCTTTGTAGGGGCagcgggtggtccagtggtcgcCCTTGCAGATGCGGCAGGACACGATCTTCTGGCCCTTGAGCTTGTTCATCGGGTCCTCCTCTTCCTGGCAGTTCAGATCCTGGTGGGGCAGGTCAGAGCAGCTCAGACTGGGCTGGCACAACCCCGACACCACCACCGCCCTGGCCACCAGCCTCTTGGCCCACTTACCTCTTTGCTGGTGATGAATGTCATGGATACATCATCGCTGACGGTGGTGGTGGCCACATTGGGCCCTGGTGGGTCAAACTCTGAGTTCCCAAACTTCTTCCAGTTCTGAGCTCAGGGCGGgataggggacaggttagggcaAGGACAAATGCGACCCCCTCCACTGGCACCCTAGACTTACAAGCGCCACCTCCAGGGTGTCTGAGCCTTGAACCCCACTCACCACCCTCCCCAAATGCTCCTCAAAGCAGTGGTGATGACAGTTCCTGTTCCCTGAGTGCCTGCCAGGCCCTAGCTTCCCACCAGCTCCAGGAGGCAAGGGCAGCTCTCAGCCCCATGTtccagatgagagaactgaggctcaggggggaAACAGCTCCACAGCCAACAGCTCCTGGTGGGGGCCGTGCAGGTAGCGGACCAGCCCCCACCATGAAGTGATGCTCAGGGGTGTGCAGGGTCACCCAGACTTCCAGGGGCCTTGAGCTAATTAAACAACCTGAACCTCAACTTCCTCCCCTATAAAAAAGGGACCACAATGCTCCCCACACCTCCCCGGAACGCTCCGGGGACTGAATGAGAAAATACTTCCTGCAAAGCACCTGGGTCTAACACAGAGAAAGTACGCTGGGAATTGTGCCAAATGTATTTATCGCTATCACTTCTTCTGCTGTGACAGCCACCTGAGGGGAAGGCTTGGCTCTGTTCCTCCTGGTGGACAACCCAAGAGGAATAAGAATCAAGCCCACCCACTGCTGCACCTGCTGGACTTTTCAGGGCCCCCCACAGACTGCAAACAGGCCTCAGTTCTGCTCCAGTAAAACAAGTACAAACAGTTAAACCCCACTTCTAAAAATAAAGGTACTGGGGAAAAGCATTCCTATTTTTCTCTGAGTCAACCCTGGAGGTGCCCCCAAGACAGGGGAAGAAGGGTCTTACCTtcctcccccttcttttttttttttattcttttctatttttggccgcactacgcggcatgtgggctcttagttccccgaccggtgATTGAAGCCAGGCGTCCTGCAGTGGACGCGCAGAgccctaaccgctggactgccagggaagtccttacctTCCTTCTTGCCACAGCCTTTGAGGCCTTCCGGGTCTCAATTCTGAAGGTGCGAACAATCTGTAGACAGAAAGGGAGACGTGTGGGCTTCCAGCTCCTCAAGGTT
This genomic interval from Phocoena sinus isolate mPhoSin1 chromosome 3, mPhoSin1.pri, whole genome shotgun sequence contains the following:
- the EIF3G gene encoding eukaryotic translation initiation factor 3 subunit G isoform X1: MPTGDFDSKPSWADQVEEEGEDDKCVTSELLKGIPLATGDTSPEPELLPGAPLPSPKEVINGNIKTLTEYKIDEDGKKFKIVRTFRIETRKASKAVARRKNWKKFGNSEFDPPGPNVATTTVSDDVSMTFITSKEDLNCQEEEDPMNKLKGQKIVSCRICKGDHWTTRCPYKDTLGPMQKELAEQLGLSTGEKEKLPGELEPVQATQNKTGKYVPPSLRDGASRRGESMQPNRRADDNATIRVTNLSEDTRETDLQELFRPFGSISRIYLAKDKTTGQSKVGWRPGGGEGSSIGPSCALSVPDPTPSPRALPSSASTAARTPLAPLPGCPASATTTSSSTSSGPSETPAFPRPPTASRPTDAQADCRPQARLTATKAVLGRRSFTVLLLSRRGAQPMRGGAFPPVWLVVCSAPPPSLILPCPPHPRWVPCGVGVGCALGIPLGVGSPHTSHPQPPRVSLSRPSTN
- the LOC116752180 gene encoding P2Y purinoceptor 11-like isoform X1, translating into MRATATTTSGPTYCPANFSAAADHILSGFQEDFLWPMLVAVFLVALAGNSLALYRFCTQDHRPWHPAVIFSAQLAVSDLLYALTLPPLAAYFYPPKHWSYGETACRLERFLFTCNLLGGVIFITCISLNRYLGIAHPFFTHSQLRPKHAWAISAAGWALAALLAAPMLSFSHLSGPQQEGKCTVDRPDACIKCLGTADDKQLEAYRVYSLALVALGCGLPLLLSLVAYGALGQAVLQSHGMTAANKMRVMVLVASGIALYASSYVPYYVTGVLNVYARQRWRALCPGFASVAQAKAALGWRTYVAHQVTRGLVPLAICIHPLLYMAVVPSLDCCRRRCPGCGQGQAPENTECSGQALPLNVTATPKTSGPQSPELSP
- the EIF3G gene encoding eukaryotic translation initiation factor 3 subunit G isoform X2, which produces MPTGDFDSKPSWADQVEEEGEDDKCVTSELLKGIPLATGDTSPEPELLPGAPLPSPKEVINGNIKTLTEYKIDEDGKKFKIVRTFRIETRKASKAVARRKNWKKFGNSEFDPPGPNVATTTVSDDVSMTFITSKEDLNCQEEEDPMNKLKGQKIVSCRICKGDHWTTRCPYKDTLGPMQKELAEQLGLSTGEKEKLPGELEPVQATQNKTGKYVPPSLRDGASRRGESMQPNRRADDNATIRVTNLSEDTRETDLQELFRPFGSISRIYLAKDKTTGQSKGFAFISFHRREDAARAIAGVSGFGYDHLILNVEWAKPSTN